ACACCAAGCATTACACCACAACCAACTCCGCAAAGGCGGCAGACGGATTTGTGCCAGGTTATTCCGCCCTGAGCCTGCAAGGCGGCTAATTCATCAGAATTAGCGGCCGCACCGATAGTTTTGCCAAAAATTCCGTCAACTCCTATGGCCGCGGCTGCGGCTGCTAAAGCCGATCTTCTTAAAAATTCTCTTCTATTCAGACTCATTGAATTTCCTCCAATGAAATTTTCAATTATGAAATTTTAGCGTGTGTCCTTGATGACAAGTAAAACACGATTTGATTTTAGTTTTAACCATGGTTTCCTGCTGACTTGAATGACAGCCTTCGCAACGATCGTCTTTACCTTTTTTATAAAAGACTTCCTGACCGTCGCCATGACAGATATAGCAGCCGAAATTTGCGCCGCCATGTTTGCTGTCTTCCCACTGTTTAAATATTTCCGGGGTAACATCAGCATGACAATCCTGGCAGCTTAAATCCCAGTCAACCTTTGGATGTTTTTCTCCCTTTTTGGACTGAGCGTTTGCGTCATTCCCGTTAATAAGGAGAATTCCAGAAAATAAAAAGATCATCAATAAATATTTTTTAAGCATATCCGGCTCCTTTAATTGACTAAAATGTAAAAGTGATTTCAGCTTTCATCTCCCACGGAGATTTATCGAACTGGTCTGTTCCGTTTATCAGGTACATAGTTGCTGTTCCAGGCTTTAAATAACCGAGACGATATGTAAATACAAGGTTGTCAAAAATATTGTAATCTGTCTTCAGGTCTATCTCCCAGCCTAAATCGTCCGCACTTTTTGCAAGATTGGGCCCTGCAGCGGTCCATGCAAAAACCGGTTGAGTAGCCATTAAATAAGTAAATGACGCGAAGATTTTCCATGATGGGGTTAATTTAAACAAACCATTAACCTGAAATGCTGTAGTGTTCTCGAGTTCTCTGTATGCTCTTACATTAGGAGCTCCTAAGCCCTGCGGTGTAATACCTTCTTCATCCGGCATAATAGAATCTTCCCATATTTCCGTTAAATAGAAGAATCCGGCGGTGCTTAATTTGTTTACGTTACCTTCACCTTTGGTAGGATCATCATCGCCCGAACCCATTCCGGCTACAACACCAAGTGTAACATCGGGGCTAACTGCATAATCCAGTTTTGCATATACATTATAACCTTTCAGATCGCCATTATTAATATCATATTTCAAAGGATCGATTGCGCCTCTTGCAGTATTTAATCTTCCCGAATACTTTGTGTTTTTAATATCATCCTTTCCCATCAGATAGTTAGCTTCATAGTTTAAAGTAAGCGCGTCGAACTTTGATGTACCCGCAATGCCAAATACAAACAAGGATGTTACTTGAGGCGTAAAGCGCGGACGGTTATAATAAAGTCCGTCAATCAAATAAGCGGTTGAATCGCCAATAGACGCGTCGTTATAATATGTGCCATAGAATTCTAGATTGGTTGTGCTAAACTTTGTCTTAAAAGACGCAAGAAAAAGATTTGCATCCTTGGCATCATAATTTCCTTTCGGATCAACAGCAACTTTCTCAAGGTCGCTTATTCCGTTCACTCCTTCCGAGGCCTTGCTCCATCCAAGCTTTAACGAATTGCCTTCTCCAACAGCTATATCGGCCGTGATACCGTCATAATTATTATCGAGAACAAGTTTGTTGCCGAGTGACCAATTGAAACGACCAATTGTAAAAGCAGATTTTACAGAAGGAACATTAAACCACAAATATGCGTGATCGACATGCAAAAAATATTTTGTGTCCTTACCATCGAAAGTGCCGGAGTTTCCTAAATAAGTTGGTTCCTGGTTGTCAACTCCCCACCAACCTTGTCCCATATCAAAACGGGTAACTGCTTTAATATTCTCGGTATAATTAAATGAAAAATTGAGTCGTAACATCTGAACGACGTAATGATCTTCGTAATCACTTTTACCAAGTAAAAAATTGTTCTGATACTGGCCCCATGCCGTATAAACACCTCCATACTTAAATTCCGTCTTGGGTTTCTCCTGTCCTGTCACCGTTTGCGCAAAGATTAACAGAAGACTAAAGAATATAATCAATGTTCTTTTCATAGACCTTTACTCCTTTGATTTTAATTTGTTGAACATCCTTTTAGATTCATTTGAAAAAGAACTATAGACAATAATAATGCCACCAAATCCCAGTCTACTAATTAGACTTTGACCATAATTTTAATCGTTCTGGAAAGTTAAAAAACGAAAAGATACGACGAAGTTACGTCTAGTGTCGAATAACCGTCTTTAATTATTAAAGAAGATTATATCTTTTCATTTTATCTCTTAGAGTAGTTCTTTTGATACCTAAAAGTTCAGCAGCTTTTGATTGGTTTTTATCGGACTTTTCAATAGCCCAGTTTATTGCACCAATCTCTACTTCTCTAACCATTTTCTCGAGGTCAACTGAGCTGAATTTTCGAAAATCGATAATTGACTTGCTGTTGCTAATGTGGATAAGATCCTCGGGAATCATGTCTTTCGTAAGTTCATTTTCTTTTACAAGGGCAGCAATTCTGTAAATGGAATTTTCAAGTTGCCGGACATTTCCTGGCCAGTTAAAAGAGGTTAAAAGTTCTACAGCTTCCGAATTAAAAAAAAGCTCCGTTCTATTTATTTTTTTCAGAAAATGATTAATTAAAAGCGGAATATCCTCCCTTCGCTCCCGCAAGGGTGGAAGGTTAACAGGAATAACGCGTAATCTGTAATACAAATCTTCCCTGAACTGATTCTGCTTAACCTTCTGCCATAAATTTATTTTTGTGGCACAGATAAAACGTACATCTGTCTTAATAGTTGTAGTACCGCCGACCCGTTCGAATTCTCTTTCCTGAAGAAGCCGGAGCAGTTTAACCTGGGACGCAACCGGGATATCATCCACCTCATCAAGAAAAATTGTTCCGCCGTGTGCAAGCTCAAATCTTCCTCTTTTTGATTTTACCGCACCGGTAAAGGCCCCTTTTTCATGACCGAACAATTCACTTTCCAAAAGGGATTCATTTAAAAGCGCGCAGCTAAGTTTAACAAAAGGACCGTTTTTTCTATTGCTGTTATAGTGGATTGCATTTGCGACCATCTCTTTGCCTGTTCCGCTTTCGCCTTCGATCAAAACTGCGGTATCTGTAGACGAGACAGTTTCTATAAGATCATAAAGTTCCTGCATCGGCTTAGATTTACCGATTATATTATGGAAAGAATACCGCTCCTGTAGTTTTTCTTTTAAGGTAACATTTTCTTCTTCAAGATTTTTAATTCTTTTAAATTTTTTAACAAGTAATAAAAGCTGGTCTATTGAAAACGGTTTTGTAATATAATCGTGAGCGCCCAGCTTCATGGCTTCAACCGCCGATTCAATTGTGCCAAATGCAGTCATCATAACTACCGATATCCGGGGGTATTCGTCCTTTATTTTTTGAAGCACCTCAAATCCATCCATCTGGGGGAGTCTAACATCGGTAATCACTAAATCCGCTTCAAAATCTTTCAGATAGTTCATAGCAACCACAGGGTCTTCGAATGATTCAACATTATAACCTGCTTTTTCAAGCGCATCATTCATTGTGATGCGTTTAGTTTTTTCATCCTCAATAACTAATATTTTCATCAATAACTCATATTAACAGTTTCAGAGAATATTTTAGTCTCAACCTCCCGACATTCTACATTTGGGAAAATGATAGTGAATTCGGTTCCTTTTTTCACTTTGCTTTTTACAAAGACTTTTGCTCTGTGCTCATTCAAAACATTATAACTGAGATATAGGCCGAGACCGGTTCCTTTATCTTTTTGCTTTGTCGTAAAGAACGGATCAAAAATTTTATTGATCTGCTCTTTTGGAATGCCAATACCGGTATCTTTTATTTTAACCGATATCGATTCGTTTTCCGTATTGCTCACACAGATCGAAAGCTTACCTCCGGGACTCATTGCATCACATGCATTCAATATCAGGTTAACAAAGACCTGGTTTAAATAGTGGAGATCACCGTAAATATTTTTCAGATCATCGCTTATCTTAAGATCGAGCGAGATATTATTTTCTTTGAGTTTGTAAATGCAGAACTGCAGTGACTCATCCAGAATCTGTTTTATCGATAATTCCTGTTTTTCAAAAGAATGGGGTTTTGCATAATCAAGAAGCTGCTTAACAAGAATTTCTATTTTAAACAGACCTTCAAGAGCAAGTGATAAATAATTCTGAGTCTGTCTTCTGTCGTCAACATCAGACAAGACCATTCTTATGCAATTCTGAATGCCATCAAGCGGATTATTAATTTCATGCGCCACGCCCGATACAAACTGCCCAATAGCAGACATCTTTTCGGTCTGCATTAACTGCTGTTGTGCAATTTTAAGTTTATTGTAGGCCTGTTCAATTTCAGCGGTTCTCTCTATAACTTTTAATTCAAGTTCTTCATTTGTCTTCTTTAATTCTTTTGCGAGTTTCTCCTTTTCCGTAACATCTTTGCTTATCAGGACCACCCCTTTGAATTCCCCGTTAGCATCTTTCACAACACTATATGTATTTTCAAAATATTTTCCTTTTACATGGATCATTTTATGGCGGGATAAATATTCACCTTTTTTAAATGAAGAAAGATCCTCCAGAACACGATTCTGCATTTGTGGTGCATGGCAATCCAGAACCGAACTGCCTATCCGGTCTTCACTTTTAATGTTTCTTATTTCTTCACCAGCCTTATTGATGAAAGAAAACCGCCTCTCCTTATCAACATAAACAACGCCTACATTAAGACTGTCGAGAATTTCAACCAGGTTTTCTCTCGAACAAAGTTTGGAATCCGGCATTTTACCTCCATTTTCTGATCTTTTGGTCTACTGACCGCATAATTTAATATCTTACTGTAATAAAGATAAAAAAATCCGATATTAAATTCCGAAATTCTTTTTTACCTGAAACTTGGAATTCAATTCCCTTTAAAAAACGGGAAACCTTTCCGATTTATAGAAAGGTTTCCGCATAGATTTATTACTTACCACTCATAATAAATCAGAAATTCATAAAAGACTTTCCCGGCAGTTTTAAATTGACTGCCTGATCGTTAAATGCTTTGGTATCGATTGCGTCTCTGTCTTTATAAAACTTGAAGACGGAGTCGGCATTATATTTTGTACCGAGAAAATGTTCTTTGTTGTTATACCTGTTCTGCCAGAATTGCCATTGAGTATCTGA
This Melioribacteraceae bacterium DNA region includes the following protein-coding sequences:
- a CDS encoding cytochrome c3 family protein, with product MLKKYLLMIFLFSGILLINGNDANAQSKKGEKHPKVDWDLSCQDCHADVTPEIFKQWEDSKHGGANFGCYICHGDGQEVFYKKGKDDRCEGCHSSQQETMVKTKIKSCFTCHQGHTLKFHN
- a CDS encoding sigma-54 dependent transcriptional regulator, producing MKILVIEDEKTKRITMNDALEKAGYNVESFEDPVVAMNYLKDFEADLVITDVRLPQMDGFEVLQKIKDEYPRISVVMMTAFGTIESAVEAMKLGAHDYITKPFSIDQLLLLVKKFKRIKNLEEENVTLKEKLQERYSFHNIIGKSKPMQELYDLIETVSSTDTAVLIEGESGTGKEMVANAIHYNSNRKNGPFVKLSCALLNESLLESELFGHEKGAFTGAVKSKRGRFELAHGGTIFLDEVDDIPVASQVKLLRLLQEREFERVGGTTTIKTDVRFICATKINLWQKVKQNQFREDLYYRLRVIPVNLPPLRERREDIPLLINHFLKKINRTELFFNSEAVELLTSFNWPGNVRQLENSIYRIAALVKENELTKDMIPEDLIHISNSKSIIDFRKFSSVDLEKMVREVEIGAINWAIEKSDKNQSKAAELLGIKRTTLRDKMKRYNLL
- a CDS encoding ATP-binding protein is translated as MPDSKLCSRENLVEILDSLNVGVVYVDKERRFSFINKAGEEIRNIKSEDRIGSSVLDCHAPQMQNRVLEDLSSFKKGEYLSRHKMIHVKGKYFENTYSVVKDANGEFKGVVLISKDVTEKEKLAKELKKTNEELELKVIERTAEIEQAYNKLKIAQQQLMQTEKMSAIGQFVSGVAHEINNPLDGIQNCIRMVLSDVDDRRQTQNYLSLALEGLFKIEILVKQLLDYAKPHSFEKQELSIKQILDESLQFCIYKLKENNISLDLKISDDLKNIYGDLHYLNQVFVNLILNACDAMSPGGKLSICVSNTENESISVKIKDTGIGIPKEQINKIFDPFFTTKQKDKGTGLGLYLSYNVLNEHRAKVFVKSKVKKGTEFTIIFPNVECREVETKIFSETVNMSY